The following are from one region of the Coffea eugenioides isolate CCC68of chromosome 2, Ceug_1.0, whole genome shotgun sequence genome:
- the LOC113762553 gene encoding DUF21 domain-containing protein At2g14520, producing MREDDIPCCEPKFWVYLTLCLVLVTFAGLTSGLSLGLFSYSQVDLEVLMKAGLPHEKKNAARILPIVKNEYLHLCTLLIAKSLALEALPIFLDQILPFWAAIIVSVTFVLAFTEVIPQAVCSRHGLSLSAKFVFFVRFLLLVVFPVSYPVSKLLDWLLGKGHAALLRRAQLKTLVDLLSVKAGKGGELTDDETTIINGALDMTEKTAKDAMTPISKTFSLDINSILDMHTMRLIMSKGHSRIPIHSEDPKNVIGLVLVKNLIFCNPEDKVPLRSINLRRIPRVYDDWPLYDVLKLFQKGHSHMAVVVKSQRDGKETEEQTKESPKFMRMQIDSNPEPAATDVKGTNHLFGQVDLSITSAYCSDNEAGILVVENTRKQEDVFQASNKWEEDSLETLKTKYLDEEVIGIITMGDVMEELLQTDDLRFICGTRMSSLPWKRAPSSPTTASVTRIQWRTPASSPFSSYYNTPVLRSPVLPYVPSPVVRPVLYASPGRSISGSPSQSGSLFPVRSSPSSQQVSRNSYERLRPAGNFS from the exons ATGAGGGAGGATGACATACCATGTTGTGAACCAAAGTTTTGGGTGTATCTAACGCTATGTTTGGTCCTTGTCACATTTGCTGGTCTTACATCTGGTCTTAGTCTCGGTCTCTTCTCATATAGTCAAGTTGATCTTGAAGTCCTCATGAAAGCCGGTTTGCCTCATGAGAAGAAAAATGCTG CAAGGATTTTGCCTATCGTTAAGAACGAATATTTGCACTTGTGTACCCTTCTCATTGCAAAATCACTTGCTCTCGAG GCGCTCCCAATTTTCCTGGATCAAATCCTTCCTTTCTGGGCTGCTATTATTGTGTCCGTCACGTTCGTACTAGCCTTCACTGAG GTTATTCCTCAAGCTGTCTGCTCGCGACATGGATTAAGTTTAAGTGCAAAATTTGTTTTCTTCGTCCGGTTCCTCTTGCTGGTTGTATTTCCTGTGTCATACCCAGTCAGCAAG TTGCTGGATTGGCTCCTTGGGAAGGGCCATGCTGCACTCCTAAGGCGAGCACAGCTAAAGACGTTGGTGGATTTGCTGTCAGTGAAG GCAGGGAAAGGTGGAGAGCTGACTGATGACGAAACTACTATCATTAATGGAGCTTTGGACATGACTGAAAAGACTGCTAAAGATGCAATGACACCCATATCTAAAACTTTTTCCCTTGATATAAATTCAATCCTTGACAT GCATACAATGAGACTAATAATGAGCAAGGGACATAGCCGGATTCCAATTCATTCAGAAGATCCCAAAAATGTTATCGGCCTTGTTTTG GTGAAAAACCTGATATTCTGCAATCCTGAAGATAAAGTTCCACTGAGAAGTATAAATTTAAGGAGAATTCCCAG GGTTTATGACGATTGGCCTTTGTATGATGtgctgaaattatttcaaaaggGTCACAGCCACATGGCTGTTGTTGTCAAGTCTCAGAGAGATGGAAAAGAAACAGAAGAACAGACCAAAGAGTCGCCTAAGTTTATGAGAATGCAAATAGATTCAAACCCGGAACCTGCGGCAACAGATGTTAAAG GAACTAATCATTTATTTGGTCAAGTGGACCTCTCCATTACCTCGGCATATTGTAGTGATAATGAGGCTGGAATTCTTGTTGTTGAGAATACAAGGAAACAAGAGGATGTGTTTCAGGCATCTAATAAATGGGAGGAAGATAGTTTGGAAACTCTCAAAACTAAATATCTAGATGAGGAAGTAATTGGCATTATAACTATGGGGGATGTGATGGAGGAACTCCTCCAG ACGGATGATTTGAGGTTTATCTGCGGAACCAGAATGAGTTCTCTACCTTGGAAGAGAGCACCTTCGTCTCCTACAACAGCTTCAGTCACTCGAATTCAATGGAGAACTCCAGCTTCATCTCCTTTTTCTTCATATTATAACACTCCCGTGCTGCGCTCACCAGTCTTACCATATGTTCCATCTCCAGTTGTAAGACCTGTACTATATGCTTCTCCGGGAAGATCGATTTCGGGTTCTCCTTCACAATCAGGTTCTTTGTTCCCCGTTCGCAGCTCACCATCTTCCCAGCAG GTGTCAAGAAACTCATACGAGAGGTTAAGGCCTGCAGGGAATTTTTCATAA
- the LOC113762101 gene encoding uncharacterized protein PAM68-like, with translation MNKILIGAEPLPLHCRRTALWNQRNPILHSKTVNHATFQLKSWRLHAEAKGFNRAPANMLQQKDRENAAAKSHRGKNGKDDDDDDKIPEVVWERIMFRILFYVGVPLVTGVALLQVFSIMKEQNLWDVPIWLPFLTTFFTFGSSALGIAYGTLSTSWDAQREGSFLGFEEAQKNWVEIWKEEEEEE, from the coding sequence atgaataaaattctcattggtGCTGAACCGCTGCCTCTCCACTGTCGAAGAACAGCATTATGGAATCAAAGAAACCCAATCCTCCACAGCAAAACTGTGAACCACGCAACTTTTCAGCTAAAAAGTTGGAGGCTACATGCAGAAGCAAAGGGCTTCAACAGGGCACCAGCTAATATGCTGCAGCAAAAAGATAGAGAGAATGCTGCAGCAAAAAGCCATAGAGGAAAAAATGGcaaggatgatgatgatgatgacaaGATACCGGAGGTTGTGTGGGAGAGGATAATGTTCAGAATCTTGTTTTATGTTGGTGTTCCTTTGGTCACCGGGGTTGCCTTGCTGCAAGTTTTCAGCATAATGAAGGAGCAGAACTTGTGGGATGTGCCGATTTGGTTACCTTTCTTGACGACATTCTTCACCTTTGGCTCTTCGGCACTGGGGATAGCTTACGGGACTCTGTCCACGAGTTGGGATGCACAGAGAGAGGGCTCGTTTCTTGGTTTCGAAGAAGCTCAGAAGAATTGGGTGGAAATatggaaagaagaagaagaagaggagtgA